Proteins from a genomic interval of Paenibacillus sp. FSL R5-0623:
- a CDS encoding methylthioribulose 1-phosphate dehydratase: MGFEKITLEHKRQVLEELADIKALFASRNWFPGTSGNLSMRVGDFDPEQFYFAVTASGKDKSLRTPEDFLFVDKHGKAIETTTLKPSAETLIHCEIYRLTGCGAVFHVHTVFNNLISEFFGADGHVPIQGIELIKAFNIWEENAEIRVPVLPNFADIPSIAELVPGVLDANVPGILLRNHGIYAWGKDAFEAKRHLEAFEFLFEVMYRQLLLKGATK, translated from the coding sequence ATGGGCTTTGAAAAGATTACATTGGAACACAAACGTCAGGTCCTTGAAGAACTGGCTGATATTAAAGCGTTGTTCGCCAGCCGTAACTGGTTCCCTGGAACAAGTGGCAATCTGTCGATGCGTGTAGGAGACTTTGACCCGGAGCAATTTTATTTTGCGGTTACTGCCTCAGGCAAAGACAAATCTCTTCGCACACCGGAAGACTTCCTTTTTGTAGACAAGCATGGTAAAGCGATTGAAACAACAACGTTGAAACCAAGTGCCGAAACGTTGATTCACTGCGAAATCTATCGTTTGACCGGCTGCGGTGCTGTATTCCACGTGCATACCGTGTTTAACAACCTGATCAGTGAATTCTTTGGAGCAGATGGACACGTACCGATTCAAGGAATCGAATTGATCAAGGCTTTCAACATTTGGGAAGAAAATGCGGAGATTCGTGTACCCGTTCTGCCTAACTTTGCGGATATTCCATCTATCGCTGAATTGGTGCCAGGTGTACTTGATGCCAACGTACCAGGAATTTTGCTGCGTAACCACGGCATATATGCGTGGGGCAAGGATGCTTTTGAAGCGAAACGTCATCTGGAAGCGTTCGAGTTCTTGTTCGAAGTGATGTACCGTCAACTTCTGCTGAAGGGCGCTACGAAATAG
- the proB gene encoding glutamate 5-kinase, translating into MTSRIVVKIGSSSLTTEEGGLDRSSITFFAGEIAALADQGHEVLLVTSGAVAAGFREIGYPQRPKLLHEKQAAAAVGQALLMQAYQQAFAAHRVTTAQILLTRTDFHSRKRMGNAGMTVEELLKQRVIPIFNENDTVSVDELKFGDNDLLSALVANLVKAQHLIILTDTNGLYTADPRKDPSAVRYDRIPEITAEIYAFAGGSGSSVGTGGMRSKVDAAKVATRGGVPVFVGSVKEPGDMQKAVDGTGKGTYFETRLASLSRKKQWLGFMSTPLGTVVVDDGAEEALVHGGHSLLPVGVKRVLGTFHAGDVVEVIGMDETLLGRGIVNYDDDQLRLIAGLPSGEVMKQLASIHRLEVIHRDEWITLK; encoded by the coding sequence ATGACTTCACGTATTGTAGTTAAGATTGGAAGCAGCTCGCTTACAACGGAAGAAGGCGGTCTGGATCGCAGTTCGATCACTTTTTTTGCCGGAGAAATTGCAGCATTGGCTGATCAGGGTCATGAAGTGCTTTTGGTCACCTCAGGAGCGGTAGCGGCCGGATTCCGGGAGATCGGTTATCCTCAGCGCCCCAAACTGCTACATGAGAAACAAGCCGCAGCGGCCGTTGGGCAGGCATTACTGATGCAGGCATATCAACAGGCTTTTGCAGCGCACCGCGTTACTACGGCGCAAATTTTGTTAACTCGTACAGACTTTCACAGTCGTAAACGCATGGGTAACGCAGGTATGACCGTAGAAGAGCTGCTTAAACAGCGAGTGATTCCGATTTTTAATGAGAATGATACGGTGTCGGTGGACGAATTGAAGTTTGGTGATAACGATCTGTTGTCCGCATTGGTTGCAAACCTGGTGAAGGCACAGCATCTGATCATTCTTACCGATACCAACGGCCTGTACACCGCAGATCCGCGTAAAGATCCTTCTGCCGTGCGTTACGACCGTATCCCCGAAATCACGGCTGAGATCTATGCTTTTGCCGGTGGTTCAGGATCATCGGTTGGCACAGGCGGAATGCGATCCAAAGTTGATGCAGCCAAGGTAGCTACACGTGGAGGCGTACCTGTATTCGTGGGAAGTGTGAAAGAACCCGGAGATATGCAGAAGGCAGTTGATGGCACGGGAAAAGGCACTTATTTTGAGACACGACTCGCTTCGCTATCCCGTAAAAAGCAGTGGCTTGGCTTCATGTCCACTCCGCTGGGAACCGTCGTTGTGGATGATGGTGCTGAAGAAGCACTTGTCCATGGGGGCCACAGTCTTCTGCCTGTAGGGGTCAAGCGAGTACTGGGAACATTCCATGCCGGAGACGTCGTAGAGGTCATTGGAATGGATGAAACCTTGCTCGGTCGCGGTATTGTCAATTATGATGATGACCAGCTTCGACTCATTGCCGGACTTCCCAGTGGCGAAGTGATGAAACAACTCGCTAGCATCCACAGACTTGAAGTTATTCATAGAGACGAATGGATTACGTTAAAATAA
- a CDS encoding RNA polymerase sigma factor produces the protein MIDHAGVNTQAVVYSIGEEGRVIDEARVIEQIRQGDTSQMRNLIDKYSQHVYHVAYSVLRNDQEAQDAAQEAFIQMYKSLPDYRSEGFKTWLTRIAFHKAIDAKRKLGRRAAEDPGGEEKIINMPGRDEDVLTRLVREERQDKLRERINQLPAQHRDIITAYYLSEKNYEQIASDAQVAVKTVESRLYRARQWIRKHWKEDEWRE, from the coding sequence TTGATAGATCACGCAGGGGTTAACACACAAGCTGTCGTCTATAGTATTGGAGAGGAGGGGAGAGTTATTGATGAAGCGCGCGTAATCGAACAAATCCGTCAAGGAGATACATCTCAGATGCGTAATCTGATTGATAAGTATAGCCAGCATGTATACCATGTGGCCTATTCCGTACTCAGGAACGATCAGGAAGCACAGGATGCAGCTCAGGAGGCGTTCATACAGATGTATAAGTCTCTCCCCGACTACCGTTCTGAAGGTTTCAAAACGTGGTTAACCCGAATTGCCTTTCACAAAGCGATTGATGCCAAACGCAAGCTGGGCAGACGAGCTGCTGAGGATCCGGGTGGAGAAGAAAAAATAATCAATATGCCCGGACGGGATGAAGACGTTCTTACCCGTCTCGTTCGTGAAGAACGTCAGGATAAACTTCGTGAACGAATTAATCAGTTGCCTGCTCAGCATCGTGACATTATCACTGCGTATTATCTAAGCGAAAAAAATTATGAGCAAATTGCCAGTGATGCACAGGTGGCTGTGAAGACCGTGGAATCCCGCTTGTATCGTGCCCGGCAGTGGATTCGAAAACATTGGAAGGAGGATGAATGGCGTGAGTAA
- a CDS encoding 2-hydroxy-3-keto-5-methylthiopentenyl-1-phosphate phosphatase encodes MRSDKKTVIFCDFDGTITLSDNIVAIMKHFKPKGIEAIMKDTIEQKISLREGVGAMFALLPASQKDEIVEFVLGQAGIREGFSEFLDYVRSEGIEFNVTSGGMDFFIEPLLAPFHIPQDHVYCNGADFSGETIKIEWPNPCQPPCENGCGMCKTTVIRTFPEGQYNRILIGDSLTDFEGAKIADLVYSRSILTDKCIELGVDHVPFVTFYDIIEDMKQKQTQGVL; translated from the coding sequence ATGAGAAGTGATAAGAAAACAGTCATTTTCTGTGACTTTGATGGTACGATTACGCTCTCGGACAATATTGTCGCAATCATGAAACATTTCAAGCCTAAGGGCATTGAAGCGATTATGAAAGATACGATTGAGCAAAAAATCTCGCTGCGCGAAGGCGTTGGAGCCATGTTTGCTCTGTTGCCTGCATCCCAGAAAGATGAAATTGTGGAATTTGTGCTTGGACAAGCGGGCATCCGTGAAGGATTCAGCGAGTTTCTTGACTACGTTCGCAGCGAAGGGATCGAATTCAATGTGACCAGCGGTGGTATGGACTTCTTTATTGAGCCGTTACTCGCACCATTCCATATCCCGCAGGATCATGTCTATTGCAACGGAGCTGACTTCTCGGGTGAAACCATTAAGATTGAATGGCCGAATCCCTGTCAACCTCCTTGTGAGAATGGCTGCGGCATGTGCAAAACAACAGTGATTCGTACCTTCCCGGAAGGTCAATATAATCGAATTCTTATTGGAGACAGTCTGACAGATTTTGAGGGTGCAAAGATTGCCGATCTCGTCTACTCCCGCTCCATTTTGACGGATAAATGTATTGAACTTGGTGTGGACCATGTGCCATTCGTTACCTTTTACGATATCATCGAAGATATGAAACAGAAGCAAACACAAGGAGTGCTGTAA
- a CDS encoding multi-tm2 domain protein encodes MTTVHSDRNKLLAFLLNLIPGLGFMYWGRAARAVIYPLLFFGTAVGSFMLAMVTNDQDLMIIGALFAAFFWGISMLDMIIVLLRAPSARDAHYRGYGAAYGAPPHQGAAYQGAYMGQQGPMEQMNEDELHQHPGGEYGHPEGPYGQPMYQKGSEGERFFTILLSFVPGLGHLHLGLLHRGLSFLMAFFGSFAMMVFVASITNESVFLMFLLILPVIWVYCMFDAVQHVHRKQAGEILQDRTLFEELEMGRVAGRRSKVLATLLSAFPGAGHLYLGLQKRGMQLMFLFLASIYILDLLHLSVFLFMIPLIWFYSFFDGLQCSSRYGREPLVDQPIFKDWARHQRLIGFGIAALGLYYLAIRLVIPQLNELFPNAFMTYEIRSYLNTVIVSLLLIFGGLKLLFGKQRGTGIHSAAHRNDEGADSLFLFKDRDDRL; translated from the coding sequence ATGACGACTGTGCACTCAGATCGTAACAAATTACTCGCATTTCTATTAAACCTGATACCAGGTCTCGGTTTCATGTATTGGGGACGGGCGGCAAGGGCTGTGATTTATCCATTGCTTTTCTTTGGAACAGCTGTTGGCTCTTTTATGCTAGCAATGGTCACTAATGATCAAGATTTAATGATTATCGGTGCACTTTTTGCCGCTTTCTTCTGGGGGATCAGTATGCTGGACATGATTATTGTTCTGCTCCGTGCGCCTTCTGCACGAGATGCTCATTATAGGGGATACGGTGCGGCTTATGGAGCTCCTCCACACCAAGGAGCAGCCTACCAGGGAGCATACATGGGTCAGCAAGGGCCTATGGAGCAGATGAATGAAGATGAGCTACATCAACATCCAGGTGGTGAATATGGCCATCCAGAGGGGCCCTATGGTCAACCCATGTACCAAAAAGGTAGTGAGGGTGAACGGTTCTTCACCATTTTGCTCTCATTTGTTCCGGGATTGGGCCATCTTCATCTGGGTTTGTTGCATCGTGGGTTGTCGTTCCTGATGGCGTTCTTTGGTTCATTTGCCATGATGGTTTTTGTAGCTTCGATCACCAATGAATCGGTGTTTCTAATGTTCTTACTCATTCTGCCAGTAATTTGGGTATACTGCATGTTTGATGCGGTGCAGCATGTCCACCGTAAGCAAGCTGGTGAGATACTGCAGGATCGGACATTATTCGAAGAATTGGAAATGGGCAGAGTAGCCGGACGACGTAGCAAAGTGCTTGCAACGCTGCTTTCCGCTTTTCCAGGTGCGGGTCATCTCTATCTGGGATTGCAAAAAAGAGGCATGCAATTAATGTTCCTGTTCCTTGCAAGCATCTATATTCTGGATCTGCTTCATTTATCGGTGTTCCTGTTCATGATTCCGTTGATCTGGTTCTACAGCTTCTTTGACGGGCTACAGTGTTCCAGTCGCTATGGACGCGAGCCTTTGGTTGATCAACCGATCTTCAAGGACTGGGCCCGCCATCAGCGTCTGATTGGATTCGGGATTGCCGCGCTGGGTCTATATTACCTGGCGATCCGTCTTGTCATTCCACAGCTGAATGAGCTCTTCCCTAATGCATTCATGACGTATGAGATCCGTTCCTATCTGAACACCGTCATTGTATCCTTGCTGCTCATTTTTGGCGGCTTGAAGCTGCTGTTTGGCAAGCAGAGGGGGACGGGGATCCATAGTGCTGCTCATCGAAATGATGAGGGAGCAGACAGCCTCTTTTTATTCAAGGATCGGGATGATCGACTGTAA
- a CDS encoding glutamate-5-semialdehyde dehydrogenase: protein MSEVREKASKAQAAVPQLNRLNTEQKNTALRVMANALIKETDSIITANAEDLARGREQGTPESMLDRLALNKERIAGIAEGLRQIADLPDPVGEVLETFTRPNGLHVEKLRVPIGLIGIIYEARPNVTVDAAGLCLKTGNAVLLRGGSSALSSNRKIVEVLHQALTTTDMPADALQLVEDADRASVDEMLKLNGLLDVIIPRGGASLIRNVVANATVPVIETGAGICHTYVDESADPVMAAEIAINAKAQRPSVCNSMETLLLHAAYAEEHLPALAEQFREANVILKGCDTVRRLVPSALEATEEDYATEYNDYILNIRVVKNLDEAMQHIAHYGTKHSECIVTRDIAHAERFMHDVDAAAVYHNASTRFTDGFEFGYGAEIGISTQKLHARGPMGLPALTSTKYRITGNGQIRQ, encoded by the coding sequence ATGAGTGAAGTCAGAGAAAAAGCCAGCAAAGCCCAAGCAGCGGTTCCACAACTGAACCGATTGAATACAGAACAGAAAAATACAGCCCTGCGTGTCATGGCAAATGCTTTGATTAAGGAGACGGACTCCATCATTACGGCAAACGCCGAAGATCTGGCAAGAGGCAGAGAACAAGGCACGCCGGAATCCATGCTGGATCGACTCGCCCTTAATAAGGAGCGGATCGCAGGCATTGCTGAAGGGTTACGTCAGATTGCAGATCTGCCTGATCCAGTCGGCGAAGTGTTAGAGACATTTACCCGTCCAAACGGATTACATGTTGAAAAATTAAGAGTGCCGATTGGCCTGATTGGCATCATCTACGAAGCTCGTCCTAATGTAACTGTAGACGCAGCCGGATTATGTCTCAAAACAGGTAATGCAGTGCTTCTGCGCGGCGGTTCCTCTGCCCTGTCCTCCAATCGTAAAATTGTGGAGGTGCTGCATCAGGCACTCACAACGACAGATATGCCTGCTGATGCTTTGCAACTGGTTGAAGATGCAGATCGTGCTTCCGTAGATGAGATGCTTAAGTTGAACGGACTGCTGGACGTCATCATTCCACGCGGCGGTGCTTCCCTCATTCGTAATGTGGTTGCCAATGCAACGGTACCTGTGATCGAAACTGGGGCTGGCATCTGCCATACCTATGTGGATGAATCAGCCGATCCGGTCATGGCAGCCGAAATTGCCATCAATGCCAAGGCACAACGTCCTTCTGTATGTAACTCCATGGAAACGTTACTGCTACATGCCGCATACGCGGAAGAGCACCTGCCTGCTCTTGCCGAACAATTCCGTGAGGCCAATGTGATTTTGAAAGGTTGCGACACGGTACGCCGTCTTGTCCCTTCCGCTCTTGAGGCAACTGAGGAAGACTATGCGACCGAGTACAACGATTATATTTTAAATATCCGTGTGGTCAAGAATCTGGATGAAGCGATGCAGCACATCGCACATTACGGAACCAAACATTCCGAGTGTATCGTAACGAGGGATATAGCCCATGCAGAGCGCTTCATGCATGATGTGGATGCCGCAGCCGTCTATCACAATGCGTCCACACGTTTTACCGACGGATTTGAATTTGGCTATGGAGCCGAAATTGGAATCAGTACTCAGAAACTGCATGCTCGTGGACCGATGGGACTACCAGCACTGACATCAACCAAATATCGGATTACAGGCAATGGACAGATTCGTCAATAA
- the asnS gene encoding asparagine--tRNA ligase produces MNTNCVIRNVNEHVGETVTIGAWINNKRSSGKIQFLQLRDGTGYIQGVVVKSEVSEEIWNNSKSLTQESSLYVTGIIREEPRSASGYEMTVTGVEIIHLTENYPITPKEHGVDFLMDHRHLWLRSTKQRAVMVIRAEIIRAVQQFFDGNGFTQVDPPILTPSSAEGTTNLFHIKYFDEDAYLTQSGQLYMEAAAMALGKVYSFGPTFRAEKSKTRRHLIEFWMIEPEMAFVDHEESLRVQEKFIAHVVQSVVKNCRAELESIGRDVSKLEGIVAPFPRITYDEAIEFLHGQGFDIPWGEDFGAPHETAIAEKYNTPVFITHYPAGIKAFYMKPDPNRPEVVLCADMIAPEGYGEIIGGSQRIDDPELMQQRFEEHNLSDEAYQWYLDLRKYGSVPHSGFGLGLERTVAWICGLDHVRETIAFPRMLYRLYP; encoded by the coding sequence ATGAATACGAATTGTGTAATTCGTAATGTGAACGAGCATGTGGGCGAAACCGTAACAATCGGTGCCTGGATTAACAACAAACGTTCCAGCGGTAAAATTCAGTTTTTGCAGCTGCGTGATGGAACCGGATATATCCAAGGGGTTGTTGTAAAAAGTGAAGTTAGTGAAGAGATCTGGAACAATTCCAAAAGCCTGACCCAAGAAAGCTCTTTGTATGTTACAGGTATTATTCGTGAAGAACCTCGCAGTGCGTCCGGTTACGAGATGACTGTTACAGGGGTTGAGATCATTCACCTGACTGAAAACTATCCAATTACGCCTAAAGAGCATGGTGTTGATTTCTTGATGGATCATCGTCATCTGTGGCTTCGTTCCACGAAGCAGCGTGCTGTTATGGTGATTCGTGCAGAGATTATTCGCGCTGTTCAGCAGTTCTTTGATGGTAACGGATTCACACAAGTTGATCCTCCGATTTTGACACCATCGTCTGCGGAAGGAACAACGAACCTGTTCCACATCAAATACTTTGATGAAGATGCTTATCTGACACAAAGTGGTCAATTGTATATGGAAGCTGCAGCCATGGCGCTGGGCAAGGTATATTCCTTCGGTCCAACATTCCGCGCAGAGAAGTCCAAAACACGTCGCCACTTGATTGAATTCTGGATGATAGAGCCGGAAATGGCATTTGTAGATCACGAGGAAAGTCTGCGCGTACAAGAGAAATTTATCGCTCATGTCGTTCAATCCGTGGTAAAAAACTGCCGTGCAGAACTGGAATCTATCGGTCGTGACGTATCCAAACTCGAAGGCATCGTAGCTCCATTCCCGCGTATTACGTATGATGAAGCGATTGAATTCCTGCATGGACAAGGCTTTGATATACCTTGGGGAGAAGACTTTGGTGCACCACACGAAACAGCAATTGCTGAGAAGTACAATACACCGGTCTTTATTACACATTACCCTGCTGGAATCAAGGCATTCTATATGAAACCAGATCCGAATCGTCCTGAAGTTGTTCTCTGTGCGGATATGATTGCACCAGAAGGCTACGGAGAGATTATTGGCGGTTCGCAGCGTATCGATGATCCGGAATTGATGCAACAACGTTTTGAGGAGCACAATCTCTCGGATGAAGCTTATCAATGGTATCTGGATTTGCGTAAATACGGATCGGTTCCTCACTCCGGTTTCGGTCTGGGATTGGAGCGGACGGTAGCTTGGATCTGTGGATTGGATCATGTACGTGAAACAATCGCATTCCCACGTATGCTCTATCGTCTGTACCCTTAA
- a CDS encoding DnaD domain-containing protein: protein MEDTTSKAWLDGAAYGMTSGTAHLPYALLRYYHQLGLSDAEVLLLIQLLGFRQAEFNEFPTLEELAARMGLAPEGIARMLQRLMRDGYIAIDEHRDEERDIQYERYDLHGLYAKLAACTAEEVAAFRAEQQRSNTARQDSNSVQKEEEERNMFSIFEKEFGRPLSPMECETISGWLDQDRYQEELILMALKEAVFAGKVHFRYIDRILLEWSRNRVKTVQDAKAYTQRFRNGGR from the coding sequence ATGGAAGACACCACATCCAAAGCTTGGTTGGATGGAGCAGCTTATGGCATGACTTCGGGTACCGCCCATCTGCCGTATGCCTTGTTACGTTATTATCACCAGCTTGGCCTATCAGATGCAGAAGTGCTTCTTCTGATTCAACTGCTAGGGTTCCGTCAGGCAGAGTTCAATGAGTTTCCGACGCTTGAAGAGCTTGCGGCGCGCATGGGACTTGCACCAGAAGGCATTGCCAGAATGTTGCAACGTCTGATGAGGGATGGGTATATTGCTATTGACGAGCACCGTGACGAAGAACGGGACATCCAGTACGAGCGATACGATTTACATGGATTATATGCCAAGCTTGCAGCATGTACTGCTGAAGAAGTAGCCGCATTCCGTGCGGAGCAGCAGCGCAGCAATACAGCACGTCAAGATTCGAACAGTGTTCAAAAAGAAGAGGAAGAACGGAACATGTTCTCCATTTTCGAAAAAGAATTCGGACGTCCGCTCTCGCCAATGGAGTGCGAGACGATATCCGGCTGGTTGGATCAGGACCGTTATCAAGAGGAATTGATTCTAATGGCTCTGAAGGAAGCGGTTTTTGCAGGCAAAGTACATTTCCGGTATATCGATCGAATCCTGCTTGAGTGGAGTCGCAATCGTGTCAAGACCGTTCAAGACGCTAAGGCGTACACACAGCGGTTTCGTAATGGTGGACGTTAA
- a CDS encoding 2,3-diketo-5-methylthiopentyl-1-phosphate enolase codes for MNNMCTATYRLHDDHADFRKKAQSIAIGMTVGSWTELPQAQREAMQKHLGEVISVEVHEANGMAAGERYADITIGYPDVNFSRDIPALLVTVFGKISMDGRIKLTKLGFSDGFLSAFPGPKFGLNGVRDLLGVHDRPLLMSIFKSVIGLDADELREQFIRQALGGVDLIKDDEILFENKLTPIEKRVEVCMKAAEQARQETGKKLLYATNLTGPTSRLKEQAERAIGAGANALLFNVLSYGYDVLHELSSDPDINVPIMAHPALAGALYPSPHYGMSASVVLGQLMRLAGADLVLFPSPYGSVTMPKEENMAITEQLLTADLPVRTSMPVPSAGIHPGLVPLILRDFGTDVIVNAGGGIHGHPMGTEAGGRAFLQAIEAAQRSIPLAQYATEHPELKSALDLWGGER; via the coding sequence ATGAATAACATGTGCACAGCCACATATCGTCTGCATGATGATCATGCAGACTTTCGCAAGAAGGCTCAGTCCATCGCGATCGGCATGACCGTGGGTAGCTGGACGGAGTTGCCACAAGCCCAACGTGAAGCGATGCAGAAGCATCTGGGCGAAGTCATCAGCGTAGAAGTACATGAAGCTAATGGCATGGCTGCGGGTGAGCGTTACGCCGATATTACCATCGGATATCCTGATGTTAACTTCAGCCGTGATATCCCTGCCCTGCTCGTGACGGTCTTTGGCAAAATCTCAATGGATGGCCGGATCAAATTGACAAAGCTTGGTTTCTCGGATGGCTTCCTCAGTGCATTCCCGGGACCAAAGTTTGGACTGAATGGTGTTCGTGATCTGCTTGGTGTGCATGATCGCCCACTGTTAATGAGTATCTTCAAATCAGTTATCGGACTGGATGCAGATGAACTGCGTGAACAATTTATTCGACAGGCCCTTGGGGGCGTTGATCTGATCAAAGACGATGAGATTCTGTTCGAAAATAAATTGACACCTATCGAAAAAAGAGTCGAGGTCTGCATGAAAGCTGCCGAACAGGCACGCCAGGAGACCGGCAAAAAGCTTCTTTATGCAACCAATCTCACTGGGCCTACATCTCGTCTAAAAGAGCAAGCTGAACGCGCTATTGGAGCAGGAGCCAATGCCTTGTTGTTCAATGTGTTGTCCTATGGGTATGATGTGCTGCATGAACTCAGCAGTGATCCAGATATTAATGTGCCGATTATGGCGCACCCTGCTCTTGCAGGTGCACTGTATCCTTCACCACATTACGGCATGTCCGCTTCGGTTGTACTAGGCCAGTTGATGCGTCTTGCGGGTGCCGATCTGGTACTCTTCCCTTCTCCTTATGGTTCGGTTACGATGCCGAAGGAAGAAAATATGGCGATCACGGAGCAATTACTGACAGCTGATCTGCCAGTACGAACCAGTATGCCCGTACCTTCAGCCGGCATCCACCCAGGCCTTGTACCGCTCATTTTGCGCGACTTTGGTACAGATGTCATCGTTAATGCTGGTGGCGGTATTCATGGACATCCTATGGGCACTGAGGCAGGCGGACGTGCATTCCTGCAAGCCATTGAGGCAGCTCAGCGTTCCATTCCACTCGCGCAATATGCAACCGAGCATCCGGAGCTGAAAAGCGCATTGGACCTATGGGGTGGCGAACGATGA
- the proC gene encoding pyrroline-5-carboxylate reductase: protein MSQEQQTLLQQKITFHGAGAMAEAIVRGLISRLVVRPQDITMLNRSNQKRQEELSTRYAVHTGTASQSLDHLASTPVIVLCMKPKDAAAALRELGPLLSPDQLIVSVIAGLSIRTMQSLLGRKQPIARTMPNTSSTIGLGATGLAFSAEITDEQRSTVMTMFEAVGIVTIVPEDKLEVLTGISGSGPAYVYYLMEAMIAAGIRGGLSSQQSRDLTVQTVLGASRMVQQTGLEPMKLRSDVTSPGGATQAALKTLDEGDFFENVIAAVNRCAERSREMGAALEGDLK from the coding sequence ATGAGTCAAGAGCAACAGACGTTACTACAACAGAAGATTACTTTCCACGGAGCAGGCGCGATGGCTGAAGCCATCGTGCGCGGACTGATCTCCCGCCTAGTCGTTCGTCCTCAGGATATTACGATGCTGAACCGCAGCAACCAGAAACGTCAGGAGGAGCTCAGCACCCGTTATGCTGTACATACCGGAACGGCCTCACAATCTCTGGATCACCTTGCCTCCACTCCGGTTATTGTACTCTGTATGAAACCCAAAGATGCTGCCGCAGCGCTGCGCGAACTCGGTCCGTTGTTATCACCGGATCAACTGATCGTGTCTGTCATTGCCGGATTATCAATCCGCACGATGCAGTCCTTGCTTGGTCGTAAACAGCCAATCGCCAGAACCATGCCAAATACATCCAGTACCATTGGACTTGGTGCAACTGGTCTTGCCTTCTCTGCCGAGATTACGGATGAACAGCGCAGTACGGTGATGACCATGTTTGAAGCGGTTGGTATCGTGACCATCGTGCCTGAAGATAAACTCGAAGTGCTCACTGGGATTTCCGGAAGCGGTCCTGCTTATGTATACTATTTAATGGAGGCCATGATTGCCGCAGGTATTCGTGGTGGTTTATCCAGCCAGCAATCTCGTGATCTTACTGTTCAGACGGTGCTGGGCGCGTCACGTATGGTACAACAAACCGGTTTGGAGCCGATGAAGCTTCGTAGTGATGTGACATCCCCGGGAGGGGCAACCCAAGCAGCACTAAAGACGCTGGACGAAGGAGATTTCTTTGAAAATGTAATCGCAGCCGTCAACCGCTGTGCAGAGCGCTCACGGGAGATGGGAGCTGCTTTGGAAGGGGATTTAAAATGA